DNA sequence from the Candidatus Limnocylindrales bacterium genome:
AGGTCGCACCGCGCGAAGGCTCAGCCCGCCGCGAGCGATGCTCGCGAGCCTTCCCGGCGCGGCTCGGGCTGCGGCACCTCGCTGCAGCCGAGCAGCGCACGCACGCGGTCGGCCACCGCCTGCGTCTCCATCAGGCGCGCGGGCGCAGCAAGATCCAGCGGCAGCGCCAGCATCCTGGCGTAGCCGCCGTCGACGAGCGCGCGGTGGAACGCCTCCAGGTCGCGCGTGGGATGGATGAGACCGCGCTCGATCAGACGCGCGCAGAAATACTCGAGGCCCTGCTGCGGCCGGATCGTGCCTTTGCTCTTGCGCGGCCGCGAGAACGCCTGCGCCGTGATCCAGTCGACGAACGCGAGCCAGGGCCCCCGCTTCTTCTTCGGCACCGGATACAGGAATACCGGCTTTCCGCTGGCGCACGCCTCGGCGATCATCGACTCGCTCTCGCCCGTGACGATGAGCGCGTCGGCGCCGGCAAGGTAGGCAAGGTAGGGGTTGTCCTTGCGCTCGGCCGACCAGCGATGAACCTGCCCGACGCCGGCCACGGCCGCTTCGATTGCCGCCACCGCCGCATCGCCGGTACGGCGGCTGGTGACGACGAAGACGCTTCCGCCGCAGGCGCGCGCGGCGTCGGCCGCGTCGCGCCCGAGCGCGCGCGCGGTTTCGACGTCGAGCGTGTACTGCGCGCAGCTTCCGCCGACGAGCACCACGATGCGCGGATGCGGTGCCCAGCCGAACAGGTCGGGAAAACGCGCCGCCGCATCGGCGAGGCGGCGCGGTGTGACCTGATTGATCGGCGCGACGATCTGGATGCGGCGCTCGTGCGGCGGGTAGCGCACGTGCGAGCACGTCACGACCAGGTCGAAGTTGGTGGCGACGTCGCCGCCCTTGCGTCCCATCTGCACGGTGCGGACGCGCCCGTCGCTCTGCGCGGCGATCCAGCGTGCGATGGGCCCGGTGGTCCAGCCGGTGGAGACGACCAGGTCGGGCCAGGGCGGCTGCAGCAGCTTGCGGCGACGCCCGCCGGGATCGATCGTCGTCGGCGCGAGCAGCCGGTCCGTGATCTTGGTGTAGAGCGGGTAGCCGAGGTCGAGCACTTCGACCGGCCAGCCCAGCTCCTCGGTCAACCCTATGGACTGCGTGGTGTGCCCCGGCTTGGGATCGGACAGGATCCACACGCGCGGCGGCGTCGGCTCGATGCGCCGCCCGCCTTCGCGCCAGGCCACCTGCCGCGGCGCCGTCTGCACACCCAGGCGCCAGTGCAGGTCGGGCCGCTTGCGCGCCGCGGCTTCGAGCTGGCTGCGCCACCAGGCAAACCCGCGCGGCGCGATCAGGCGCGCGCGGTCGTGAGGGAAGTGCACCTTTCGCGCAGTGTCCTCGACGACGATGTAGAGGAGCCGCCGCGCGCGCCGCGCCAGTTCGTCGAGAACCCAGGGGACGTCCTCGTCATGGAGGAGGTCGAGCCCGCTCGTGCAGACGACGGCATCGAACGGGCCGGCCGGTGCAACGATGCCGGTGGCGTCGGTGGCGGTCGGATCGAACGCGACGGTGCTGGCGCCCGGAAAGATGCCGAGGCGCGACTGCATGCCGGTATCGCGCGGATGCGCGAGCGAGAAGTCGAGCACCTTCTGCGTGCCCGTGCGCGCGAGCAGGTCCGTGAGTCCCGTCAGCTCCACCGGCGCCGACTCGAGATCGGGCTGCTCGAGCGCGCGCGCCTGGCGCAGCATGTCGATCAGGCGCCTGTAGAGCAGGCTCGGACGATGGAAGTCGAAGACGCTGTAGCCGGCAGCGTCGGCCTCACGCTCCAGGCCCATCCACAGATCGGTGACGGGGCTGGGCATGTAGACGTAGAGCTCCGGGCACGGATGCCAGGGCTGCTCGTGGATCGTGGTGAAGTGCAGAACCTTGGAGTAGCCGGGAACGTAGTCGAAATCGCGTGCATGCCAGGCCGGATCGAGCTTGCCCCACTCGTGCCGCGACTTCTTCTCGATCTGCTTGCGGTGCGTGCTCTGGCACAGCTCCAGCGGCCACAGCTCGCCCATCTTCTCGCAGTCGATGAGCATCACCGCCGTGTCGTTCTCGGTCAGCGCCAGAAAACCCTTGCCGCCCATGTCGGAGTCGAACAGCTCGGCGGGATCGGAAAGATAGACCTGGTCGACGTCGTTGTAGATGGCACGCCCGCGCTTGCCCGCCCAGTGGGCGATGGCGAAGCGGTAGTTGGTGAAGCCGGTCAGCCACCAGCGACGGTCGAAGCCGGCGACGTCCTTCATCAGATGGATTTCGTAGACCCGCGACGGATCGCGCACCTTCTCGATGGAGTAGAGGAAGATGCGCTCGGCGCGGTATTGCCCCGGCTCGGTGCCGAGGAAGATGCGAACGGGCGGCCTGGCGCTGGGCGCGACGCCGGCGGCAACCGGCAGAGTCACGACCTCCGGAACCTGCCGCGCACCCGCTTCAGGAAGCCTGGCCGGATCGGGAAACAGGCGCGAGATCAGTCGCTGCGTGGTCAGGAAGGGCATCGTGGCACCGCGATCAGTCGTCGCGAGACGGCATGCGCACGCGGCGCGGCGCCGGCATCACCAGATGCGTGCGCACGTGCCATGCAAGCAAGCTCGTCATCGGTTGGCGGCGTTCCATCCGTGCCGCCATCCGGAGCGGATGTCAACGCGCGTGTGCACCGGCGGCGGCCGCCGTTTCGTGCACTCGCTCGGCTGCGGTCACCTCGCCGTCGCAGAGGCGATAGACGCGGTCGGCAACCGCCAGAAGGCCAGGCTGATGCGAGATCGCCAGGATGGTGGTGCGGCCGCGCAGCGCGCGCACCGTATCGTAGATGGCCTCTTCGTTGACGGGATCGAGCGCCGCGGTGGCCTCGTCCAGGATCAGGAGGCGAGGTCGGTGCACGAGCGCTCGTGCGATCGCGATGCGCTGGCGCTGGCCGCCCGAGACGCGCGCGCCGCGCTCGCCCATCGGCGTCTCCAGGCCTTCGGGAAGCTGCGCGACGAAGTCCCAGGCACCCGCGGCACGCAGCGCCTCTTCGACGTCGCGCTCGGATATCGCGGGGTCGCCGAGCGTGACGTTCATTCGCACGCTGTCGTGCAGCAGCAGCATGTCCTGCGGGACGTAGCCGACCTGATTGCGCCACTTTCGCACATCGATCTCCGCCAATGGCACGCCGTCGAGCCACACCTCTCCGCGCTGCGGCCGCATCAGACCCAGCACGAGGTCGGCGATCGTGGTCTTGCCCGAGCCCGAGGGACCGATGACGGCGGTGACTTCGCCCGCGACGATCC
Encoded proteins:
- a CDS encoding ELM1/GtrOC1 family putative glycosyltransferase — translated: MPFLTTQRLISRLFPDPARLPEAGARQVPEVVTLPVAAGVAPSARPPVRIFLGTEPGQYRAERIFLYSIEKVRDPSRVYEIHLMKDVAGFDRRWWLTGFTNYRFAIAHWAGKRGRAIYNDVDQVYLSDPAELFDSDMGGKGFLALTENDTAVMLIDCEKMGELWPLELCQSTHRKQIEKKSRHEWGKLDPAWHARDFDYVPGYSKVLHFTTIHEQPWHPCPELYVYMPSPVTDLWMGLEREADAAGYSVFDFHRPSLLYRRLIDMLRQARALEQPDLESAPVELTGLTDLLARTGTQKVLDFSLAHPRDTGMQSRLGIFPGASTVAFDPTATDATGIVAPAGPFDAVVCTSGLDLLHDEDVPWVLDELARRARRLLYIVVEDTARKVHFPHDRARLIAPRGFAWWRSQLEAAARKRPDLHWRLGVQTAPRQVAWREGGRRIEPTPPRVWILSDPKPGHTTQSIGLTEELGWPVEVLDLGYPLYTKITDRLLAPTTIDPGGRRRKLLQPPWPDLVVSTGWTTGPIARWIAAQSDGRVRTVQMGRKGGDVATNFDLVVTCSHVRYPPHERRIQIVAPINQVTPRRLADAAARFPDLFGWAPHPRIVVLVGGSCAQYTLDVETARALGRDAADAARACGGSVFVVTSRRTGDAAVAAIEAAVAGVGQVHRWSAERKDNPYLAYLAGADALIVTGESESMIAEACASGKPVFLYPVPKKKRGPWLAFVDWITAQAFSRPRKSKGTIRPQQGLEYFCARLIERGLIHPTRDLEAFHRALVDGGYARMLALPLDLAAPARLMETQAVADRVRALLGCSEVPQPEPRREGSRASLAAG